Proteins from a genomic interval of Paenibacillus lentus:
- a CDS encoding glycosyltransferase family 2 protein: MMDTILISLQIVLAVIGIYQFGLALFGMYKKKKKVHFPPTKSFAVLVAAHNEETVVGALMENLKQLNYPKELYDVFVICDNCTDRTVDIVRSHGMTACIRTNENLRGKGYAIEWMLKQLWQMPRQYDAVVMFDADNLAHPDFLNEMNNDLCSGARVIQGYIDTKNPEDSWITAAYGISYWYCNRLWQLSRHNLGLANFLGGTGMCFETGLLKEIGWGATSLVEDLEFTMRCVEKGIHPVFNYDAKLFDEKPLTFKASARQRLRWMQGHFTVARRYFFPLLWQSIKERSMVKLDMALYGANVYIVLITFLLTALIWIDQSFFNGPNIATLYGYLPLWISFVAIAANVFIFLAAMVLEEVKSKKVYAYLVLFPLYLLSWWPITFYAFFTQNNKQWSHTKHTRVVRLEEVQSKQG; this comes from the coding sequence ATGATGGACACCATTTTGATATCGTTACAAATTGTACTGGCCGTAATTGGGATTTATCAATTCGGTTTGGCGTTGTTCGGGATGTACAAGAAAAAGAAAAAAGTTCACTTCCCGCCGACGAAATCATTTGCGGTGCTGGTAGCAGCGCATAACGAGGAAACTGTAGTTGGAGCATTGATGGAGAATTTGAAACAGCTGAATTACCCGAAAGAGCTTTATGACGTATTTGTCATTTGTGACAACTGTACCGACAGAACGGTAGACATTGTTCGCAGCCATGGCATGACTGCTTGCATTCGCACGAATGAAAATTTGCGAGGCAAGGGCTACGCGATCGAATGGATGCTGAAGCAGCTTTGGCAAATGCCGCGCCAGTATGATGCGGTGGTTATGTTTGACGCCGATAACCTGGCTCATCCGGATTTCCTGAACGAAATGAATAATGATCTATGTTCTGGTGCCCGTGTTATTCAAGGGTACATCGATACGAAGAATCCAGAGGATTCCTGGATTACCGCAGCTTATGGTATTTCCTACTGGTACTGCAACCGCCTATGGCAGTTATCGCGTCACAATTTGGGACTGGCAAACTTTCTTGGTGGTACAGGCATGTGTTTTGAAACCGGACTGCTTAAAGAGATTGGCTGGGGCGCAACGAGTCTGGTAGAGGATCTTGAATTCACAATGCGATGCGTTGAGAAGGGGATTCATCCGGTGTTCAACTATGACGCAAAGTTGTTCGATGAGAAGCCGCTCACGTTTAAAGCGTCTGCTCGCCAGCGTCTACGCTGGATGCAGGGGCATTTTACAGTAGCGCGCCGTTATTTCTTCCCGCTTCTCTGGCAGAGCATCAAAGAGCGGAGCATGGTAAAGCTCGACATGGCGCTCTACGGAGCGAACGTGTATATCGTGCTCATTACGTTCCTGCTCACCGCCTTGATTTGGATTGATCAATCTTTCTTTAACGGGCCGAATATCGCTACGCTGTATGGGTATTTGCCGTTATGGATTTCGTTTGTGGCGATTGCGGCCAACGTATTCATTTTCCTTGCCGCGATGGTGCTGGAGGAAGTTAAGTCTAAGAAAGTATATGCATATCTTGTCTTGTTCCCGTTGTACCTGCTTTCCTGGTGGCCAATTACTTTCTATGCCTTCTTTACGCAGAACAACAAGCAGTGGAGCCATACGAAGCATACGCGCGTCGTTCGCTTGGAGGAAGTTCAGAGTAAGCAAGGTTAA
- a CDS encoding phosphatase PAP2 family protein, protein MTRLLQVLKQFDQKLFMGINGRLHGSFLNFWLYYLTHLGGATFTISSSLLVWFLAPKPWSTVGLQSCVALAASHIPVALVKKTYPRVRPYLTLPGTKTFRNPLTDHSFPSGHTTAIFSVTMPFMLLEPGLAFILGPIALLVGISRIYLGLHYPSDVLAGAAVGTLTVFGTVALWP, encoded by the coding sequence ATGACTCGATTATTGCAAGTATTAAAACAGTTTGATCAAAAGCTTTTTATGGGGATTAATGGCCGTCTGCACGGCAGCTTTCTAAATTTCTGGCTTTACTACCTGACTCACCTGGGGGGAGCTACATTTACAATCAGCTCCTCACTGCTAGTGTGGTTCTTGGCGCCGAAGCCTTGGAGTACTGTAGGGCTTCAGTCCTGTGTAGCGCTGGCTGCCAGCCATATTCCCGTAGCGCTTGTTAAAAAGACCTATCCGCGGGTTCGTCCTTATTTAACCCTTCCGGGTACAAAAACGTTCCGTAATCCGCTGACGGATCATTCGTTTCCATCAGGCCATACAACAGCGATCTTCTCCGTAACTATGCCATTCATGCTGCTCGAACCAGGGCTCGCATTCATACTGGGACCGATCGCGCTATTGGTGGGAATATCTAGAATATATCTCGGCCTGCACTACCCTTCAGACGTCCTGGCAGGCGCCGCTGTAGGCACCTTAACAGTCTTTGGCACAGTTGCATTATGGCCATAA
- a CDS encoding MGDG synthase family glycosyltransferase, translated as MSKQRVLLLSEGFGAGHTQAAYALSSSLRKLAPHIQTKVLELGSFLNPRMAPLIITAYKKTVTTQPRLVRMMYRSNYKRSLNRLTTAALHRIFYTRTTQIIRQLHPDVIVCTHPIPSAVISRMKRLGLNVPLCTVITDYDVHGTWVSREVNCYLVSTEQVKEKLLEREVDESKIRITGIPVHPNFWERHSKEEIRRQFALKNMPTVLVMGGGWGFMKDEAVNSLLAMHSDKIQTIFCLGSNQKSLDKMKKDPRYIHPNIRLLGFTREIDKLMEVSDLLITKPGGMTCTEGLAKGIPMLFHKPLPGQEEENSQYFESQGWGTLMNSLNDIEEWIYRLTDHYDEVALAREKVLEQIAKYHPMQSAQAIMDLLDESKVPS; from the coding sequence GTGTCCAAACAAAGAGTCTTGCTTTTATCTGAGGGATTTGGAGCCGGTCATACCCAGGCAGCATATGCGCTCTCCAGCAGTCTACGCAAGCTAGCACCTCATATTCAGACGAAGGTACTGGAGCTTGGTAGCTTCCTGAATCCTAGAATGGCACCACTGATCATTACAGCATATAAAAAAACAGTCACAACGCAACCCCGTCTTGTACGGATGATGTATCGCAGTAATTATAAGAGATCCTTGAACCGATTGACGACGGCGGCGCTCCATCGGATATTTTATACCCGGACGACCCAGATTATCCGCCAGCTTCATCCCGATGTCATCGTATGTACCCATCCTATTCCTAGTGCTGTCATTTCGCGTATGAAGCGCCTAGGACTAAACGTCCCCCTTTGTACCGTCATCACGGATTATGACGTGCACGGAACATGGGTCAGCAGGGAAGTGAACTGTTATCTGGTCTCTACTGAGCAGGTCAAAGAGAAGCTCCTCGAAAGGGAAGTAGATGAGAGTAAAATCCGCATAACCGGCATTCCCGTTCATCCGAACTTCTGGGAAAGACATAGCAAAGAAGAAATTCGCCGTCAATTCGCCCTCAAAAATATGCCTACAGTCCTAGTTATGGGCGGCGGTTGGGGATTTATGAAAGATGAGGCGGTCAATTCATTGCTCGCAATGCATAGCGACAAAATCCAGACCATTTTCTGCCTTGGAAGCAATCAGAAATCATTGGATAAGATGAAAAAAGATCCCCGATACATTCATCCAAACATTCGGCTTCTCGGGTTTACGCGGGAAATTGATAAATTGATGGAAGTGTCGGATCTACTGATTACAAAGCCCGGAGGAATGACTTGTACAGAGGGGTTGGCCAAAGGAATACCGATGCTATTTCACAAGCCTCTTCCTGGACAGGAGGAGGAAAACTCCCAGTACTTCGAATCGCAAGGCTGGGGAACCTTGATGAACTCCCTCAACGATATTGAAGAATGGATTTATCGCCTAACAGATCACTACGATGAGGTAGCGCTCGCTAGGGAAAAGGTACTTGAGCAAATCGCTAAATACCACCCGATGCAAAGCGCGCAAGCAATCATGGATTTGCTGGATGAGAGCAAAGTGCCCTCTTGA
- the trmB gene encoding tRNA (guanosine(46)-N7)-methyltransferase TrmB, translated as MRLRGRKGIRENLEQQQHLVILDPREYKGRWAELFGNDRPIHIELGMGKGQFISGMSVKYPDVNFIGMDMYDELIRRASEKVRGIWQEQGQEKPQSVRLALGNIESIEEFFAPNEVERIYLNFSDPWPKKKHGRRRLTHPRFLEKYRTLLNENGEIHFKTDSRELFQFSLNAFAACGLQMSNISLDLHREGINEEHVMTEYETKFVNQGVNIHRCEVIVGEAALSRYHEHKMEQF; from the coding sequence ATGCGGTTACGCGGCAGAAAAGGAATTCGGGAAAATCTGGAGCAGCAGCAACATCTTGTTATTTTGGATCCACGAGAATATAAAGGACGCTGGGCTGAGCTTTTTGGCAACGACCGTCCGATTCATATCGAGCTGGGAATGGGTAAAGGGCAGTTTATAAGCGGGATGAGCGTGAAATACCCGGATGTTAATTTTATAGGTATGGATATGTATGATGAGCTGATTCGCAGGGCGAGCGAGAAGGTACGTGGGATTTGGCAGGAGCAGGGTCAGGAGAAGCCACAGAGCGTAAGGCTGGCGCTGGGAAATATCGAGTCGATCGAGGAATTTTTTGCGCCCAATGAAGTCGAGCGGATTTATTTGAATTTCAGTGATCCGTGGCCGAAGAAGAAGCATGGTCGACGCAGGCTGACTCATCCGAGGTTTCTGGAGAAATACCGCACCTTGCTCAACGAGAACGGAGAAATTCATTTTAAAACGGATTCCAGGGAGCTCTTCCAGTTCTCTCTGAACGCATTTGCGGCTTGCGGGCTGCAGATGAGCAATATCTCCTTGGACCTCCATCGTGAGGGCATCAACGAAGAACATGTCATGACGGAATACGAGACTAAATTTGTGAATCAGGGAGTGAACATTCACCGCTGCGAGGTGATTGTTGGAGAAGCGGCGCTGTCACGCTATCATGAGCATAAAATGGAGCAGTTTTAA
- a CDS encoding TIGR01212 family radical SAM protein (This family includes YhcC from E. coli K-12, an uncharacterized radical SAM protein.), whose translation MNIEINSPPRLWGDKRFHTWNTEMREQFGEKVFKVMLDAGFTCPNRDGSIAKGGCTFCSTRGSGDFAGSRRDDLVTQFNKIRDRQHLKWPQAKYIGYFQAYTNTYAPVEVLKEYYEAILEQPGVVGLSIATRPDCLPDDVVDYLAELNERTYLWVEMGLQTVHESTSQLINRAHDTQCYVDAVKKLRARNIRVCTHIIYGLPLESHEMMLETGRAVAAMDVQGIKIHLLHLMRKTAMVKQYEAGLLRFLEKDEYVKLIVDTLELLPPEMIVHRLTGDAPRELLIGPMWSLKKWEVLNSIDAELRQRDTWQGKYWRG comes from the coding sequence ATGAATATAGAAATAAATTCCCCACCAAGACTATGGGGTGATAAACGTTTTCACACCTGGAATACTGAGATGCGCGAGCAGTTTGGCGAAAAAGTGTTCAAGGTCATGCTGGATGCTGGTTTTACTTGTCCAAACCGGGACGGCTCCATCGCCAAAGGCGGTTGCACGTTCTGCAGTACTCGAGGTTCTGGCGATTTTGCTGGAAGCAGACGCGACGATCTTGTGACGCAATTCAACAAAATTCGAGACCGACAGCATTTAAAATGGCCCCAGGCCAAATACATCGGTTATTTCCAAGCCTATACAAACACATATGCCCCTGTTGAGGTGCTAAAAGAGTATTACGAAGCCATTCTGGAGCAGCCTGGGGTCGTCGGCTTGTCGATCGCTACGCGTCCGGACTGCCTGCCTGACGATGTCGTCGACTATTTGGCCGAGCTCAACGAACGGACTTATCTCTGGGTCGAAATGGGGCTGCAGACTGTGCACGAGTCCACTTCTCAGCTTATCAATCGGGCTCACGATACACAGTGTTACGTGGACGCCGTCAAGAAACTAAGGGCGCGCAATATTCGTGTATGCACGCATATCATTTACGGGCTCCCATTAGAAAGCCATGAGATGATGCTGGAGACCGGCCGAGCGGTAGCGGCAATGGATGTGCAGGGAATCAAAATTCATTTGCTTCATTTGATGCGCAAAACAGCGATGGTCAAGCAATATGAGGCGGGGCTGCTTCGTTTTCTTGAGAAGGATGAGTACGTGAAGCTCATCGTCGATACACTCGAACTCCTGCCGCCGGAGATGATCGTACACCGTCTTACCGGTGATGCGCCAAGAGAGCTTCTCATCGGGCCGATGTGGAGCTTGAAGAAGTGGGAAGTGCTCAACTCGATCGACGCCGAGCTGAGACAAAGAGACACCTGGCAAGGAAAATACTGGAGGGGATAA
- a CDS encoding class I SAM-dependent methyltransferase → MGFMSVLSFAHKLIGERLQPGESAIDATAGTGQDTLFLARICGRRGLVYAFDIQPEALALTRQRLDQEQEARLSEVTLLQQSHAEMDDVLPRDLHGKVGAIMFNLGYLPVEGADASVITMTDSTLTALEASLRLLRSRGIVTIVLYPGHTGGDTEARAVEEWAAALPSSIGQTIVYRQIQKPAAPYLIAIEKR, encoded by the coding sequence ATGGGCTTCATGTCCGTACTGAGCTTTGCCCATAAGCTTATCGGCGAACGACTGCAGCCGGGTGAATCCGCCATCGACGCTACGGCAGGTACTGGCCAGGATACCCTCTTCCTCGCTCGGATTTGCGGCCGCCGAGGGCTGGTATATGCCTTCGATATCCAGCCTGAAGCGCTAGCACTTACACGGCAGCGGCTGGATCAGGAGCAGGAAGCTCGGCTGTCTGAGGTTACATTGCTGCAACAGAGCCATGCCGAGATGGATGATGTGCTGCCAAGAGATCTTCACGGAAAAGTAGGCGCCATCATGTTCAACCTCGGCTATCTGCCTGTCGAGGGAGCTGATGCTAGCGTGATTACAATGACAGACAGCACACTGACCGCGCTTGAAGCCAGCCTTAGACTGCTGCGGTCAAGGGGAATTGTCACCATCGTACTCTACCCGGGACACACAGGAGGCGATACTGAGGCAAGGGCCGTGGAGGAATGGGCAGCTGCACTTCCATCCTCTATCGGCCAAACGATCGTATATCGGCAAATCCAGAAACCGGCCGCGCCTTATTTGATTGCTATCGAGAAAAGATAA
- a CDS encoding VOC family protein — protein MSIRKIEHIGIRVSALEDSIEFYERVIGLKLLHILGEVDDELRLAFLAFPGQENVEIELIYIRGGEELPSEGRVHHIAFTVSHIEEEYKRIAGLGLSGLDPEIRSISNGSRLFFFNGPDGERIEFFEPVHLA, from the coding sequence ATGTCGATTCGGAAAATCGAACATATTGGTATCCGTGTCTCTGCACTGGAGGATTCCATCGAATTTTATGAGCGGGTAATTGGCCTTAAGCTGCTGCATATTCTCGGCGAAGTGGATGACGAGCTGCGCCTCGCCTTTCTTGCCTTCCCTGGTCAGGAGAATGTGGAAATCGAATTGATTTACATCCGAGGGGGCGAAGAACTACCGAGCGAAGGGCGCGTGCATCATATCGCCTTTACGGTAAGCCATATCGAAGAAGAGTATAAAAGGATCGCCGGACTTGGCCTATCGGGTCTGGATCCCGAGATTCGCTCGATCTCAAATGGCAGCCGTCTCTTTTTCTTCAATGGGCCGGACGGAGAGCGTATCGAATTTTTTGAACCTGTGCATTTAGCGTAA
- a CDS encoding alpha/beta hydrolase yields MLEQTFTYTNDAQDEVFVYSWYPEGEGIGVPQGVLQIAHGMAETAKRYARLAEVLTARGWIVFAGDHRGHGRTAKTDAELGCIGKDGFGGMVRDMSTLSRIIQERHPGLPLFLLGHSMGSFLTQKIMYTAPEPYSGFILSGTNGPRGLLAFGENLARLQCLIQGERHPSLMLNGLVFGTYNKHFLPPHTPFDWLSRDEAEVEKYVNNPHCGFLCSAGFFQGLFSLLQEIHRPNRMRKIPKDKPIYIFGGDEDPVGLRGDGVKKLAVLYNMLLIKDVELKLYPGGRHEMLNETNRDEVTRDLVDWLERHVTTG; encoded by the coding sequence TTGCTGGAGCAAACTTTTACTTACACCAATGATGCTCAAGACGAAGTATTTGTCTATTCATGGTATCCAGAGGGAGAGGGCATCGGTGTGCCGCAGGGCGTGCTGCAAATTGCCCATGGCATGGCCGAAACGGCCAAACGCTACGCTCGTCTGGCTGAAGTGCTTACTGCGCGGGGCTGGATCGTGTTCGCGGGGGATCACAGAGGGCATGGCCGAACGGCGAAAACTGACGCTGAGTTAGGATGTATCGGGAAAGACGGCTTTGGCGGGATGGTGCGCGATATGAGTACACTTAGCCGAATCATTCAAGAACGCCATCCCGGGTTGCCTTTATTTTTGCTTGGCCACAGCATGGGATCTTTCCTGACGCAAAAAATAATGTACACCGCGCCGGAGCCTTACTCCGGCTTCATTCTGTCTGGAACCAACGGGCCTCGCGGGTTACTGGCTTTCGGCGAGAATCTGGCGAGACTACAGTGCCTGATACAGGGGGAGCGCCATCCCAGCTTGATGCTGAACGGGCTTGTTTTCGGAACCTACAACAAACATTTTCTCCCGCCCCACACGCCGTTTGACTGGCTCTCCCGTGATGAGGCGGAAGTTGAGAAGTACGTAAACAACCCGCATTGCGGATTTCTGTGCAGCGCCGGTTTCTTCCAAGGCTTATTCTCATTATTACAGGAAATCCACCGCCCGAATCGGATGAGAAAAATCCCGAAGGACAAGCCGATCTATATTTTCGGTGGAGACGAGGATCCGGTTGGCCTGCGGGGCGATGGTGTAAAAAAGCTTGCTGTACTTTACAATATGCTGCTGATCAAGGATGTCGAGTTAAAGCTCTATCCCGGGGGCCGTCATGAGATGCTGAATGAGACGAACCGGGATGAGGTAACACGCGATCTCGTAGACTGGCTGGAACGACACGTAACGACTGGCTAG
- a CDS encoding B12-binding domain-containing radical SAM protein, protein MKVILTTLNAKYIHTSLAIRLLKAYSGNDFDIELAEYTIKDPTMNIVSDLFQRKPDVIGFSCYIWNIEQTILVVDILKKVLPETTIVLGGPEVSYDTQYWMERVKSVDFIVMGDGEETFHHLLQELSGDRKFHYVFGAAYRKGDEVIVNPGRPKSDLNTLPSPHRFPEDIPDLSKRIIYFETSRGCPFSCQFCLSSIEVGVRYYDIERVKSDLLYLIDNGAKIIKFLDRTFNINRSYAMEMFEFLIENHRGCIFQFEITADIMRPEVLDYLAENAPPGIFRFEIGVQSTNDPTNELVKRRQNFTKLTRTVTKIKESGKIAQHLDLIAGLPLEDYATFRKTFNDVFALGPEELQLGFLKMLRGTGLRNDAAKYNYKYMEHAPYEMLSNDVLSFADIVRLKRLEDVLEKYWNAHRMDHTLNYLMKVEFDSPFDFFQEFGDYWEEQGWQRIGHQLEDLFLRLQEFLAQRKLKTPDVVLGLMKLDYFLGHKYKPRKIWWDDRIGKDARGRYLSMLAEQWDSQFGQLGGQSKGHSEQLTGYSDGQSEQQAERLESQSAQLAERPDGQSEQHAGRLEGQGQPGQFVAQREGLPSYLVGRNLSERELQKFAVLEELPFRLEDVLEGKQLSEERMEPSLLVVLYQQTDDEKPLYFSRPLAKV, encoded by the coding sequence ATGAAGGTTATTTTAACAACATTAAATGCGAAATATATCCACACCTCCTTGGCGATCCGCCTGTTGAAGGCTTATAGCGGGAACGATTTTGATATTGAACTCGCCGAGTATACGATCAAAGACCCGACGATGAACATCGTGTCGGATTTATTTCAACGCAAGCCTGATGTGATCGGGTTTTCTTGCTACATTTGGAACATCGAGCAGACAATTCTTGTCGTTGATATTCTGAAAAAAGTGCTGCCCGAGACGACAATCGTCCTCGGCGGGCCAGAAGTGTCCTATGATACGCAGTACTGGATGGAGCGCGTTAAGAGCGTGGACTTCATTGTGATGGGAGATGGGGAAGAGACCTTCCACCATCTGCTGCAGGAGCTGTCCGGGGATCGCAAGTTCCATTATGTATTCGGAGCCGCATATCGCAAAGGTGACGAAGTGATCGTCAATCCGGGACGGCCTAAATCAGATCTGAACACGCTGCCTTCGCCGCACCGTTTTCCCGAAGACATCCCGGATCTTAGCAAACGCATTATCTATTTCGAGACGAGCCGCGGCTGTCCGTTTAGCTGCCAGTTTTGCCTGTCCAGTATCGAGGTAGGTGTGCGTTATTATGACATTGAGCGCGTAAAGTCCGATCTGCTGTATCTGATCGATAATGGAGCAAAAATCATCAAATTCCTCGACAGAACGTTCAACATCAATCGTAGCTACGCGATGGAAATGTTTGAATTTCTGATCGAGAACCACCGCGGCTGCATTTTCCAGTTCGAGATTACTGCAGATATTATGCGCCCCGAGGTACTGGATTATCTGGCTGAGAATGCGCCGCCAGGCATCTTCCGTTTTGAGATCGGGGTGCAATCAACGAATGATCCGACGAATGAGCTTGTGAAGCGCCGACAGAATTTTACGAAGCTGACGCGCACTGTGACGAAAATTAAGGAAAGCGGCAAAATTGCCCAGCATTTGGATTTGATCGCTGGACTTCCGCTGGAAGATTACGCCACATTCCGCAAGACCTTTAATGATGTATTTGCACTTGGGCCGGAGGAACTACAGCTCGGTTTCTTAAAAATGCTGCGTGGCACCGGTCTGCGGAACGACGCGGCAAAATACAACTACAAGTATATGGAGCATGCTCCCTATGAAATGCTTAGCAATGATGTGCTATCCTTTGCGGACATCGTCCGCTTGAAGCGGCTGGAGGATGTCCTTGAGAAATACTGGAATGCGCACCGAATGGATCATACGTTAAACTACTTGATGAAGGTAGAATTCGATTCTCCATTCGATTTCTTTCAGGAATTCGGGGATTACTGGGAGGAGCAGGGATGGCAGCGAATCGGCCATCAGCTTGAGGATTTATTCCTCCGTCTGCAGGAGTTCCTTGCCCAGCGTAAGCTGAAAACGCCGGATGTGGTGCTGGGTCTCATGAAGCTCGACTACTTCCTTGGACATAAATACAAGCCGCGTAAAATATGGTGGGATGACCGTATCGGGAAGGATGCACGTGGTAGGTATTTGAGCATGCTGGCTGAGCAATGGGATAGTCAGTTTGGGCAGCTTGGCGGACAGTCGAAGGGACACTCTGAGCAGCTTACTGGATATTCGGATGGACAGTCTGAGCAACAGGCCGAGCGACTGGAAAGCCAGTCCGCGCAGCTTGCCGAACGTCCAGACGGTCAGTCTGAGCAGCATGCCGGGCGACTGGAGGGTCAGGGTCAGCCTGGGCAGTTTGTCGCCCAGCGGGAGGGCCTGCCGTCCTATCTTGTCGGACGGAATTTGAGCGAGCGCGAGCTGCAGAAGTTCGCCGTTCTAGAGGAACTGCCATTCCGTCTGGAGGATGTACTGGAGGGCAAGCAGCTCTCTGAGGAAAGGATGGAGCCTAGCTTGCTGGTCGTCCTGTATCAGCAGACGGATGACGAGAAGCCGTTATATTTTTCGAGGCCGTTAGCGAAGGTATAA
- the recQ gene encoding DNA helicase RecQ produces the protein MNMQSTLMEQAKSYLQKYYGYPDFREGQRKIVESVLSGADTLGIMPTGGGKSICYQIPALMLPGLTLVVSPLISLMKDQVDALTTAGVSAAYINSTLSGKEVNDRIRAARRGDLKLLYVAPERLELDWFREEMGSLTISCVAVDEAHCVSQWGHDFRTSYLAVAPFVNGLPNRPIVAAFTATATPEVMDDMTRLLQLREPEIFVTGLGRDNLAMSVLRGENKREFVLNYAKTHGHQPGIVYAATRKEVDDLYERLKQNGIPAGRYHAGLSDKERDGSQEAFLYDDIRVMVATNAFGMGIDKSNVRYVIHYNMPKNMEAYVQEAGRAGRDGEPSECILLFSPQDIMTQKFLIEQNPQDDGRKRNEYRKLQQMIEYCYSTSCLRWGMLDYFGEKHDRKPCGICSSCTDERELVDMTRDAQIVFSCIHRMRERFGVTMVASVLKGSRNKKVLQYGFDSLPTYGMMPRRTEKEISELINVFIAEGYLALSEGQYPVVRLQPLAVDVLKGQHQVMMREPEPVATQTAGSSRRRRGAYDDGPSAVNETIFEQLRLIRRDLAEKERVPSYIIFNDATLREMSIVCPTSEADMLNIKGVGEVKYRKYGQAFLEFFKNME, from the coding sequence ATGAATATGCAATCCACTTTAATGGAACAAGCCAAATCTTATTTGCAAAAATATTACGGCTACCCAGATTTCCGGGAAGGCCAGCGAAAAATCGTAGAGAGTGTCTTGTCCGGCGCCGACACGCTTGGCATCATGCCGACAGGCGGCGGGAAGTCCATCTGCTACCAGATTCCCGCGCTTATGCTGCCCGGACTTACACTAGTTGTGTCGCCGCTGATCTCACTCATGAAGGACCAGGTGGACGCGCTCACGACTGCCGGAGTATCCGCGGCCTATATTAATAGCACGTTGTCCGGCAAGGAAGTGAATGATCGCATTCGCGCAGCAAGAAGGGGCGACCTTAAGCTGTTGTATGTCGCGCCGGAACGGCTGGAGCTCGACTGGTTCCGTGAGGAAATGGGCAGCCTGACGATTTCCTGCGTCGCCGTTGATGAGGCCCACTGCGTATCGCAGTGGGGCCATGATTTCCGCACGAGCTACCTCGCGGTAGCCCCGTTCGTGAATGGGCTGCCAAACAGGCCGATTGTCGCGGCCTTTACGGCAACGGCCACGCCGGAGGTCATGGATGACATGACACGGCTGCTTCAGCTCCGTGAACCAGAGATATTTGTCACTGGACTTGGCCGCGACAATTTGGCAATGTCTGTGCTGCGCGGCGAGAACAAGCGCGAGTTCGTACTGAACTACGCGAAGACGCACGGACATCAGCCGGGCATCGTTTATGCAGCGACCCGCAAGGAGGTCGACGATTTGTACGAGCGGCTCAAGCAGAATGGCATTCCGGCCGGAAGGTATCATGCTGGGCTATCCGACAAAGAGCGGGATGGGAGCCAGGAGGCCTTTCTCTATGATGATATTCGCGTGATGGTCGCGACGAATGCTTTTGGCATGGGAATCGACAAGTCCAACGTCCGTTACGTGATTCACTATAATATGCCGAAAAATATGGAAGCTTATGTGCAGGAGGCCGGACGTGCAGGGCGGGACGGAGAGCCGAGTGAGTGTATTCTGCTATTCAGCCCGCAGGACATCATGACGCAGAAATTTCTGATTGAGCAGAACCCGCAGGACGATGGACGCAAGCGCAACGAATACCGCAAGCTGCAGCAGATGATTGAATACTGCTACTCGACCAGTTGTTTGCGTTGGGGGATGCTCGACTACTTCGGAGAGAAGCACGACCGCAAGCCCTGCGGTATTTGTAGCTCTTGCACCGATGAGCGCGAATTAGTGGATATGACCCGGGATGCTCAAATTGTGTTCTCTTGCATCCATCGGATGAGAGAGCGCTTCGGCGTCACGATGGTCGCTTCGGTGCTCAAGGGCTCCCGCAATAAGAAGGTGCTCCAATACGGCTTCGATAGCTTGCCTACGTATGGCATGATGCCAAGGCGCACCGAGAAGGAGATCTCCGAACTGATCAATGTATTTATAGCTGAAGGGTACCTCGCCCTTTCCGAAGGACAATATCCGGTTGTCCGGCTGCAGCCTTTAGCAGTTGACGTGCTGAAGGGGCAGCATCAGGTGATGATGCGCGAACCTGAGCCGGTGGCGACCCAGACTGCGGGGAGCAGCCGTCGCCGCAGAGGGGCTTACGACGATGGACCGTCTGCCGTCAACGAGACGATATTCGAGCAGCTTCGCCTTATTCGCCGTGACTTGGCGGAGAAGGAGCGTGTGCCGTCCTACATTATTTTTAACGATGCGACTCTTCGCGAAATGAGTATCGTTTGTCCGACGAGCGAAGCGGATATGCTGAATATTAAAGGGGTAGGGGAAGTGAAGTACCGTAAATACGGACAGGCATTCCTCGAGTTTTTTAAAAATATGGAATAG